Genomic segment of Leuconostoc mesenteroides subsp. mesenteroides:
TATATAGGGTATGCTAAAATTAGGTTTTAAATTAAGCTTTTAGCGGAGGCAAAACAATGACAGATTCTCAAACTGTGTTGCAGCCAGAATTAATCAATCGGCTCGATAGTAAAATTATGTACCTCGGACAATTACAGTCTGCTGTAATGAACCAACAGGTGCCTCAAGTATATGAATTACTTGACTCTAAAAAATTCAACGAGCAAATTCGCCAACGTCCTCATGCAGATTCTAATGCTCTACTTGCCCAAATGGTTACTGATATTCATGATAATCTGGCAAGTTTTCTAGCTCCTGAATTATTGGAATATTTAAAACAACAGTTTAGTTTTTTTGATTTTGTGGCAACTAATGATGAGCCATCAATTTATCAAGTATATATTGGTACTTGGTGGGACCACCGCCAATTTGCACTCTTAGACGTATTGTCGCTCACGTTAACAATTAATAAAAAAATAGTCAGTGAATGGCAAGAAACGATTAAACTACCAACTGGAGCAAATATAAACGATGTTCAAATTCGTGAAATAAAACAAATTATGAACGGCCTACAAACTTTTTTGGATGATGAAACTAAACGGAATTTAGAAGTGCAAGTTTTAAATGATCAATTAGCCCAACTTAAGGAAAATAAGTCTGGGCTGCTAGGTCGTATTGATAAAAAAACGCGGGAAGAATTAGCAAATAAACGCGATTTGTTATTAGCTTCGCAGCAAAGAGTTCCGGAAGTAAAGGCTAAGTTGGCAGAACATGAATCTGAAATGCTTCAATTGGAAAAAGATGATGCCTTACGTCACTTAGAAATCGAAGAAATATTGTCACATTTTGAGAGCATTGACACTTTTATTCAAAAAATAAATCATCTTTATGTTGACTACTTGAAAACACTATTGCAGAAGAAATAATATGAATTTTGATACTTATAGCTATTCACAACAATTAAAGAAAGACTTAGAAGTATTCCAGCGGTGGCAGGTGCTAATTGAAGCACTTTCTGAAGCTGGACAGACTGCTGAAATATTAGATATTACCAAAAAAATATTAGCATTCGACGTTCATAAGTCAAAAATTATGCGTGTAGCGAGTGAACATTGGCATCCTAATACACATTGGGTTACTGTGGCTTTCTCAAATTTAGCTAAAATGACCTCGTTATCACATACGCAAATCATCTTACCAAAGATGCAAAAAGTGGCTGAACTCCATTTTGAAGAATTTCCAAATGCGGCTTTCCAATTTACCAAGGCACCTCTGGCTGCAGGTGGTTATTATCTAGAAGAAATATCTCAAAATTTACGTGTTGTATACTGGGATATCTTAAATAAACGTTTTTACTTAGATACCGTTCATTTCATGAAATTAGTGCAAACAGAGGCTATTCAAATTGCTGGCGTTGATGCATTAACTATTTTTCAAAAGCGTTTGACGGCGATTAGCTATCTTCTAAAAGATAATGAGTACACTACTGATATTGTCGGACTTGATATGACAGATACTCAAAATTTGATGATGCAGCAAAAGGACTTGTCAGCTGAAATACTTGATAATTTATTTGTTGAAGCGGCAAAACAAAACTTTGTATTAACGTTATTACAAAATGGGAAAAATGGAGCGGCATTACAAATTGGAGCTGTATCATTAGAAATTATTCAGCACCGTGATCAACAAGGGCACGCGGTTTGGCAATATGATATCATTGATAATGATAAATGTGTTACAATTTATACACTGTTTCAACAATTACCTTTTTTTGCTAAATGGTATGAAAAATGGTTTAATAAAGTTGGTCTGAAGGATAAACGTGCAGTTTTTGTAGATTAGAGCCAAAACTGACATTAATTAGAAAGAGGAAACAATATGACAATATTGATTATAGTTGCAATCGTTGTAATTATCGCTGTTGCTTGGGTTAGCATTTATAACTCGCTTGTAAAAACACGCATGCAAACAAAAGAATCTTGGAGCCAGATTGACGTTCAATTAAAGCGTCGTAATGATTTGATTCCAAATTTAGTGGAAACCGTCAAAGGGTACGCTAAGCATGAAAGTGGTACGTTGGAAGAAGTAACAAAACTTCGTCAAGAGGTGGAACATGCCGCAACACCGGCTGATAAAATGGTTGCCTCAAACCAATTGACCGGTGTTTTATCTGGATTTTTTGCCCGTGCTGAAGCTTATCCTGATTTGAAAGCTAATACGAACTTTACAAAGTTGCAAGAAGAACTAACAAACACTGAAAATAAGATTGCTTATTCACGTCAGTTGTTTAATTCAACAACAGCACTTTACAATATGAAATTACAACAATTCCCAAGTAATATTGTTGCGGGAATTCATCATTTTGAACCAAGTGAATTTTTGCAAGTCCCAGAAACTGAGAAAGAAGTCCCTACGGTTAAGTTCTAATGTTGTACCAACAGATACAATCAAATAAACGGCGTACCATTGTATTATTATTTGTATTTTTTATTTTGGTAGCCTTAGTCGGAGCAGCAGTGGGTTATCTTTTACTTAATTCCCTAGAAACTGGCGTAGTTGCTGCTATAGTTATTGGTGCTATTTACACCATTATTATGGTTAGTAACTCAACTAATGTAGTTATGGCGATGAATCATGGTCATGAAATCAAAAATGCCGACCAAGCTCCGGAACTGTGGCACACAGTCGAGGACATGGCAATGGTTGCTCAAGTACCGATGCCACGGGTATTTATTATTGATGACGATAGTCCTAATGCTTTTGCGACCGGAAATAATCCTGAGCATTCGGCAGTTGCTGCCACTACGGGCTTACTAAAGATTATGAACCGAAGCGAGTTAGAGAGTGTTATCGCTCACGAAATGAGTCATGTTCGTAACTACGACATTCGAATTTCAACTATTGCATTAGCTTTGTCCGCTGCTATCACGTTATTGACTAATATTGGTGGTAATTGGTGGTTTTGGGGCAGTGGTGATAGGCGAAGGGATGACGATCGTAATGGTGGCGGGTTACAAATACTGTTATTAATATTTTCGATTTTAATGATGGTTTTAGCCCCGTTGGCTGCAGCAGCAATTCAAATGGCAATTTCACGTAACCGTGAATATCTTGCTGACGCTGGTAG
This window contains:
- a CDS encoding hydrolase, giving the protein MTDSQTVLQPELINRLDSKIMYLGQLQSAVMNQQVPQVYELLDSKKFNEQIRQRPHADSNALLAQMVTDIHDNLASFLAPELLEYLKQQFSFFDFVATNDEPSIYQVYIGTWWDHRQFALLDVLSLTLTINKKIVSEWQETIKLPTGANINDVQIREIKQIMNGLQTFLDDETKRNLEVQVLNDQLAQLKENKSGLLGRIDKKTREELANKRDLLLASQQRVPEVKAKLAEHESEMLQLEKDDALRHLEIEEILSHFESIDTFIQKINHLYVDYLKTLLQKK
- the htpX gene encoding zinc metalloprotease HtpX, with protein sequence MLYQQIQSNKRRTIVLLFVFFILVALVGAAVGYLLLNSLETGVVAAIVIGAIYTIIMVSNSTNVVMAMNHGHEIKNADQAPELWHTVEDMAMVAQVPMPRVFIIDDDSPNAFATGNNPEHSAVAATTGLLKIMNRSELESVIAHEMSHVRNYDIRISTIALALSAAITLLTNIGGNWWFWGSGDRRRDDDRNGGGLQILLLIFSILMMVLAPLAAAAIQMAISRNREYLADAGSAELTRNPQGLISALKKLGNAQPMKDVDSSSAALYISNPLKNKERLFDTHPPIEERINRLEKM
- a CDS encoding LemA family protein; amino-acid sequence: MTILIIVAIVVIIAVAWVSIYNSLVKTRMQTKESWSQIDVQLKRRNDLIPNLVETVKGYAKHESGTLEEVTKLRQEVEHAATPADKMVASNQLTGVLSGFFARAEAYPDLKANTNFTKLQEELTNTENKIAYSRQLFNSTTALYNMKLQQFPSNIVAGIHHFEPSEFLQVPETEKEVPTVKF